AGCACGCTAACTACTCTATCATCTGATGACAATCATAATGTGGCACCACCACAACAATTCAATACTCTACGTGCACCAAAAACACACCCTATATACGATGAAGATGTCACCGACGATAATTCGttggttgaaaaatatgagTCAGATGAAGACCTTGATGACTTGCAGAAATATATCTCTATAAAGGAAGATGAGCGCACAATACTGACACACCGTGAGCGGACCGTCATGGCATTGACATTATCAGTAATTGGTCTATGCTCGGCTATGTCTATGCCTATCTATTGGACGGCCCTTACAGAACTAGAGCGTGAGTTCCATACCACTGAaagcaaaatcaattaCACTGTGACTGCGTACCTCTGTTTCCAAGCGGTTGCACCTGTTTTCGTCTCTTCATTCTCTGATATCTGGGGCAGACGCCCTGTGATGATGGGCTGCCTTATTGGAGGTATTTGCACTAATGTTGGAATAGCTGTTTCTAGAACCTACTGGTTGATTGTGTTTCTCCGTTGTGTTTTGGCGTCTTTTTTGGCACCATTGGTGAGTATAACGACAGCATCCGTTGGTGACTTCACAACCAGGAGGAACAGGGGCAGTTTGACTAGTCTGACAGCAGGTTTCACGTTGATTGGACAAGGATTTGCACCATTTATTGGTGCCGTTATGGATACTGCTTGGGGTTGGCCTGCAATTTTCTGGTTCTCTGCTGCATTCAATGGTTTAATCTTACTAATTCTATTTTTCTTGGCCCCCGAAACACATCGTGGTTATGTTGGGGATTTAAGTGTCAGACCTAAGCATTTCATTCATAGAAGCCCATACTTGATCTATTTAGGTGATAGAATAAAACCATATGATAAAAgtaaagttgaaaaaagaatCCATAAGTACCAACCATGGAAACCGTTGATGTTGACCTATAAGTTCAATATTTTGTCTATTTTAGTTCCATGCTCTATTTTATTTGCTCTGTGGACTATATCACAAACTACACTATCTGTTCACTTAAGTAAAGATTACCACAAATCTGTGATTATCATAggtctttgtttttttgcCCCAGGGTTTGCATGCATTTTGGGAACACTTACAGAAGGTAAGATTCTTGACTATTtatacaaaacaaaaaaagcTGTTCACGACGAGACTTATAAAGACGTCcatccaaagaagaaaccaCCATTTAACATTCTTAAAGTTAGACTACTGACCATTCCTTTTGCTGGCTTATTTATTGCGATAGcttcaattgtttttggaTGGTGTATGGACAAGCACACCAGTATTGCACCAATTTTAGTCATGAGTTTTCTCATCACGTTTTTTGCAATGTTTCCTTTAAACATTGCTGCTACAGTTTTAGTTGATATGTACCCACAATTTTCGGGTGGTGCAACAGCTTTAAACAACCTTTTTCGTTGTGGTATGAGTGCTATCTTTGTTTCATGTCTAAACATGATGGAAGATAAAATGACAGTCGGCGGCACCTACACCTTTATGGCTGCAATTTCAttacttttcattttcttaaTCTTGAACTTGATCCATAGGAGTGAAAAAATATCGGCCAATGCCGCCCTTAGTTCAAAAGTTTAGTTGTATATGCCTAATCACCCTCAAGCATTATATACATTTATAGATCTTTTCTACGCTTTGAAAACATAGCTTTGCTTTTTTTGGCCTCTCGTGTTGATTGTTTACATGATATTTGTGtttgaattccaaattcCCTCAATGGGAATTCATTTTAGCAAGGGCGAGAAATACTGAACTTAAAATGCTGCTTCAACAGGTTTGTTAACTTTACCCGCCTGAATTTTCATCCTCTTCCCTCATTTATTTCACTTTATCCATATTAGGAATGTCTCTGTTACGTTTCCTGAGTATTTTTGTTGGCTTGTTTGCAGTGTTATTATCAACATTTAAATTTGGCTCTTTTATGGATACTTCAACGACAATCAACGAGTCTACACGTTTGCAAAATTATTACGTAGAGAAGCAGCTCTCCTATTTGCACGATAACATGAATAATATAAACATGAATACACAGGATACTCTAGATCTAGACGGAAAAGGTCTAGAAAGAAGTGATGAAGTCTTTAGACTACTGACATTTAACACCTGGGGCTTAAAATATGTTTCAAAGTTTAGGAGAGAAAGATTAACAGCAATTGCAGAACGGTTAGCGGGACTCAAAAATAACGAGTTCCCCAGTTACAATAGTGATGGGGATAATGATGACTATGATATTGTTGCACTACAAGAAATTTGGACAAAGGAGGATTGGGATTACATAGATCGAATCTGTGCATCTAAATTCCCATTTCGTAGGTGGTTTTCATCAGGTATATTATCAGGGCCCGGTTTAGCAATATTATCCAAATATCctataaagaaaacatcattATATAGATTTCCAGTTAATGGTCGACCTTCTGCTTTTTTTAGAGGCGACTGGTATGTTGGAAAAAGTGTGGCAGTAACgattttgaagttgaacaaCGGCTCCACTATTGCCTTGTTGAACTCGCACATGCATGCGCCATATGCAAAGTCCGGAGATGCAGCCTATGAAACCCATAGGGCATGCCAAGCATGGGAAATTGCCAATATAGTAAATGATCTTAAAAGTGCTGGACATGCAGTTATTTTAGTTGGAGATCTAAATTCTAGACCTGGATCTATACCTTATGAAATATTGCAAAAAGAAGCGGGATTGGCTGATAGTTGGGAGGTTATAAATGGAGAAACAGATCTAGAATTGGTTAAGGCAATGCAACCATGGGAGCAAATAGTAAGGGCTGCCACTACTTGTGATTCGATTTTGAATACCTGGAGAGCTGATAGAAACCCTGACGAAGCATGCCGTTTGGACTATGCCTTAATTGATAAGAACCTATTGCATCCGGTTGAAGCTAGTGTCAAATTCACAGaaaaaattccaaatgttGGCTCTTATTCTGATCATTTTGCCTATTCCGTGAACTTGCGACTGAATAAAGAACCATTGAGTAAAATAACTGCAACTGAGTGTCCCAATAATGGCTTGCTAGGACTGTATCTTAAATTTAGGAACCTAGTAAACAACTACATTCAAACGACTTTAGAATGGCAAAGACAGTGGAGGTTATGGCATTTCGTCCTCTCTATGTTTATCGCTATAGCCTTCATTCCAGTAATTATAGTGGTTTCTTATCGTGCACCATGGTCTTCGGTCCTTTTCTACTTTTTTGGATGTATCATCTTCTCTACTGGTCTAGTCAATGGTATGATCTCGTTTTTGTTTGGGCGTTATGAGCTTCGAAATCTACGTGAAgttatctttgaaattgatgacCGTACAAATTTCCTTAAACATGTCATCCAATGCTGACCTGCTGTCAATCTGTATCTATTGTACCGATATTTATATCCTTAACTCACACTTGTAACAGACTATTTAATCAATGTCCCCCTAAGACTTGAGATCCCTAATTACATGGTTGTGCATGAGATGAAAGTCTTTCCCAATCTGTGGAATCCCCACATTTTTACGAAAGAGCGCAAGGGGGCTCGGTGGATAAGAGTGAGAATATGCACCAAGTTAATTATTGTTGGACTTGCCAGTTTTGTCCTTTTTTGCCCTTAATAAACTTGTTGACAAAGGGTGGTGTTGAAGGCAATCGACAAATAACAATTCTGTCTATCATCGATACCACTGTTAGGGGTTTGAACTATAATGGAAGAGACAAACATCAGAGCCTCAGGCAAAATGCTGAATAAAGATGAGACCAAACTGGCGGATAGACTAGCCAAAACTGACTCACAGTTGtacaaaataaaaagccCCATACAATTGCCTATCAAATATGCCCTACCAGCACGTAAACTTTTTGTTAATGCTATTGATCTGACCAGAGATATCAGTGCTGgttttgaaggaaaaactaGAAATAGTTCTGGAGATATCCCCCACAGCGAAAAGAAGACCTCAAAGGCAAAAGACGGAGAATATAATGGAAGTGAGACAAACGTACTAGGGTCTGATGATGAGTACATTGCAGATGATGATTATATTCTCAAAGATTCTTATAAAAGCTGGAGCCCTTTGAGAAAGTACAAATCACCATTGGCTGATTTGGGCTTAGGTGATGATGTGAAGAAGGTAGGTGCTTCATCACAGTGGCTTCTTCGAAAGTCTGTGCATCCTATTAAGACAGCTGGAAAAGTAGTTGTGAAACCTCTTCCAAAACCAAAGGGTAAACTTATTGACGGAAACAAAAGTATCGATGGCATCTCCAAGAGCTTTGCTGGCTATCTGGCAACTGCTAGTATGTATGCTGGATTTcaagacattgaaaatgaaagcAGAGAAATGGAAACGAATACAACGGAGCCAGATGGCTCATCTATAGGAAACAGTGAAGCTTCTCCTAGTGTTCAAGGTGGGAACTCAGAAGATGGATGCAGTCAACACCAGTTACTAGACCATGTCGCCTCTAAAATAAATGAAGTTGTTACCCTTAAGGATAATGATTCGAATATCGATCAATTGGAATCCATTGTTTCGGATGATGGTAGTTCCGTATGTTACTCGAAGTCTGACTCCACTATTCCAATACCCACATTTAAAGACGAAACTATAAGGGAGAAAGAACCCGTTAAGCCTCGTCGGAACCTGTCAGTTTTTGAACTTTCAGTTGTTAAGAGGGTAACTTATGGTGCAGGCACT
The window above is part of the Pichia kudriavzevii chromosome 1, complete sequence genome. Proteins encoded here:
- a CDS encoding uncharacterized protein (PKUD0A01260; Pfam Domains: MFS_1(2e-40)), encoding MSISSFDQSTLTTLSSDDNHNVAPPQQFNTLRAPKTHPIYDEDVTDDNSLVEKYESDEDLDDLQKYISIKEDERTILTHRERTVMALTLSVIGLCSAMSMPIYWTALTELEREFHTTESKINYTVTAYLCFQAVAPVFVSSFSDIWGRRPVMMGCLIGGICTNVGIAVSRTYWLIVFLRCVLASFLAPLVSITTASVGDFTTRRNRGSLTSLTAGFTLIGQGFAPFIGAVMDTAWGWPAIFWFSAAFNGLILLILFFLAPETHRGYVGDLSVRPKHFIHRSPYLIYLGDRIKPYDKSKVEKRIHKYQPWKPLMLTYKFNILSILVPCSILFALWTISQTTLSVHLSKDYHKSVIIIGLCFFAPGFACILGTLTEGKILDYLYKTKKAVHDETYKDVHPKKKPPFNILKVRLLTIPFAGLFIAIASIVFGWCMDKHTSIAPILVMSFLITFFAMFPLNIAATVLVDMYPQFSGGATALNNLFRCGMSAIFVSCLNMMEDKMTVGGTYTFMAAISLLFIFLILNLIHRSEKISANAALSSKV
- a CDS encoding uncharacterized protein (PKUD0A01270; similar to Saccharomyces cerevisiae YER019W (ISC1); ancestral locus Anc_1.70), which translates into the protein MSLLRFLSIFVGLFAVLLSTFKFGSFMDTSTTINESTRLQNYYVEKQLSYLHDNMNNINMNTQDTLDLDGKGLERSDEVFRLLTFNTWGLKYVSKFRRERLTAIAERLAGLKNNEFPSYNSDGDNDDYDIVALQEIWTKEDWDYIDRICASKFPFRRWFSSGILSGPGLAILSKYPIKKTSLYRFPVNGRPSAFFRGDWYVGKSVAVTILKLNNGSTIALLNSHMHAPYAKSGDAAYETHRACQAWEIANIVNDLKSAGHAVILVGDLNSRPGSIPYEILQKEAGLADSWEVINGETDLELVKAMQPWEQIVRAATTCDSILNTWRADRNPDEACRLDYALIDKNLLHPVEASVKFTEKIPNVGSYSDHFAYSVNLRLNKEPLSKITATECPNNGLLGLYLKFRNLVNNYIQTTLEWQRQWRLWHFVLSMFIAIAFIPVIIVVSYRAPWSSVLFYFFGCIIFSTGLVNGMISFLFGRYELRNLREVIFEIDDRTNFLKHVIQC